The DNA segment GAGACAGTCATTGACAGTCAGGCCTGACTTGATACAGTCGCTTAAATTGTTGATGGAGCCGGTATTAACACTTGAACAAACTCTTCGCCAACGACTTTCTGATAATCCTCTTCTTGAGGAAGTGGAACAAACAGAATCTGTTGATGATTTAATCGAGAATGCAAACCAGGAACCGGAAAGAAACGAAGAGAAGAATTTCGATAAAATTGATTGGCAGGAATTTCTTGGCGAGGATCACGAGTATAATTTCCCCGGCAATTATCGTGATTTTTCCAGAAAAACCGATGACGAATACACCGAGATGACATCAATAGTCGAGAAAACTTTATATGACCATCTCTTTGAACAGCTTGGCTATGCAAAACTTAGCGATGATCAAAGAGAAATCGGAAGTTATATTATCGGCAATATTGATGAATCTGGCTTTTTGCGGGTATCGGTTGCTGATATGGCTGAGGAACTTAAGATTGAACCTGATAAAATTGACGAAGTACTTGCAGTAATTAGAAAATTCGATCCTGTTGGTGTTGGTTCTATCAATCTCAGGGAATGTCTTTTAGCCCAATTGGCAGAACAGGGGCTTGATGGTTCATTAGCCTGGATTATTGTCGATGAGCATTTGGATGGCCTTGAGAAGAAAAGCCAGATGCAGTTATCGAAAATACTGGGAACCTCTCCCGAGCGAGTTCAAATGGCTATGGATGTTATTCGCTCACTATCGCCTACTCCGGCAACCGGGGAATTTATCAAACCGGCAGTAATTATTGTTCCGGATCTTATTGTGGAAAAATTCAACGATGAATATATTGTTTTACATAATGATAAAAACTTACCTCACTTAAGGATAAATCAGTCATATAAAAGCCTGATAAAAAGAGGCAACAATTCATCCGATTCCACCAAGAAATATATCCGTGAAAAACTTGAACAGGCCAGATGGCTAATTAACGCAATTAATCAGCGGCGAAATACAATGCTTAATGTTATGAATGCAATTGTTGAGGAGCAGCAAGAGTTTTTCGAACATGGTGAATCTCATTTGAAACCATTAACAATGGAGCAAATCGCCGATAAAGTAGGGATGAATGTGGCGACAATATCCCGGGTGGCTAATAGCAAATATGTTCAAACACCGATGGGGATGTTTGAGATAAAATATTTCTTTAATACCGGAGTAAGTACCGATAATGGTGACGATTTACCCAAACGCGTGGTGAAGACTAAAATTGCAGATATCATAAAAAATGAGAATCCAGCCACTCCATATTCCGATCAGGAGATAGCTAAGCTCTTAGAAAACAAGGGAATTAAACTGGCCAGAAGAACAGTTACCAAGTATCGCGAGGAACTGAGTATTAAAGCCGCTCGTTATCGCAAACAAATTGCGCGAACCCAATAGAGCTTTGATAAATTATTGCGCAGGTATAAATTTATCTTGATAATTTCGCATAAAAATCATATATTATACCATTGAACATGATAAATTTTGGATTTTATAAACTGATAATTTCCTTATCTGGTAAAAATGTAAAGCAAGTTAGTTTTACTTGTTTAAATATTGTATATTAATGTGCTATGAAAGGCGAGCAATGAATACTTGTATATGTTGTTTATATTCAACTTTTATCTCTCGCAGCTTGCTGTATTGTAACTTTTATTGTGTTAATGTGTATAAAAATTAGATGGGATTTTATATATGATTTTAACAATGGAAAAACAAAAGGAGCTAGTTCAGCCAAAATAAAAACTGAAGCGATAGAAACATTAAACACTAAAGCCTTATTAAAGGAGGGGATAGAAAGAAAGCTATCATTTTTTTGGTATTATTTGGTTTGTTGGCTAAATTAAAATCGAAGCAAGTAGTATTAACGGCAAATAATCGGGTATGTTTAATATATTAAACATACCGACTTTGGCAGACATGGTTAATGTTAATCATAGCTCCCTGTATTGTTTAGAGCGTAAACAGCATCAGATTAATAGGTTAACCGGGAATCAACTACTTAGTTTCGGGATTATTGCCAATAATCTAATTACTCCTGTGAATTACCCTATTATGAAAGGAGTAGGTGATGCAAGTAAAGGTAACGGCTCGTCATTTTGATCTTACAGACAATCTTAACAGTTACGCAATTGATGAAATTAAAAGGCTTGAGAAGTATTATGATCATATAATAGATGCAAATTTAACTATGACAATTGAGAAAAACCGTCAGATTGCGGAACTCTCGGTAAAAGTCTATGGTACAACTTTGACCAGCAAAGCTAAAACCTATGACATGTATCTTGCGATAGAGCAAGTGATTTCCAAGATGGAAACTCAGATAAAAAAATATAAGGATAAGCTCAAGGATAAGAAGGGTGCTCGCAGAGAACCGCCCAAAACCCGTCCCGTAGCTGAGATTGAGGAAAGCGAAGAAGACATCTATTAATTATGCCAGAATTGACAGTCGAACAACTTTTCAATAACAAAAGGGAATTTTTAGACCTCAATATTTTAAACGGCGGCGCCTGTTTAAAAAAGGAAATTCCTTTTAATCAGATATTCCGGCCAGGTTTAGCTCTGGCCGGATTTACTGATAGGTTTCCTATATCGCGAACTTTAATTCTGGGTATGACTGAAATATCATTTTTAAGAAGTTTGCCTCAATCTGAACTCGAAGTCTGTTTAAAGCAGTTTTTTTCCTTTGATATCCCTCTCATAATTATAACCAAAGCTTTAAAACCGCCGTCCCAATTTTTAGTGGAGGCGGCAGCTAATAATATACCTGTATTGCAATCTAATCTTAATACAACCGAAATAATTGTCAGATTGTCGACCTATCTTGATAATGTTTTTGCTCCCCGCACAACAATTCATGGCACTTTAATTGATGTTTACGGAGTTGGTTTGCTTTATACCGGCAAATCCGGCATCGGTAAATCTGAGTGCGCTCTCGATTTAGTTGAACGCGGACACCGTCTGGTAGCTGATGATGTTGTGTCTGTTGTCAGGAAAACCCCGGATATTATAGTGGGACAATCTGATGAGCGAATTGGCCATCACATGGAGATAAGAGGTATCGGCATTATCAATGTAGAGAAATTGTTCGGAATACGCGCTGTCAGGATGCAGAAGCGGATAGAGGTAGAGGTCAGGCTCGAGTTTTGGGATGATGGGGCGGAATATGATCGCCTTGGCGTAGAAGATAAGTACACTACATTGTTAGGCATAGAAATACCGGTGATTAAAGTACCGGTCTCACCGGGTAAAAACATTACAGTAATATCCGAGGTTATCAGCATGAATCACATGCTTAAGGTTTTAGGCGAGAACGCCGCTGAAAAATTTATCCAGCGTTTATCGGAAGACCTTACCCGACGTCAAGCGACCATAGAGTATCTCGAATCTGATAATGAGTAGCCGGCAGCTTCAACTCGGGTTTTGCGGTTGAATTGATTATCTTGAATTAAGACAGATTTCTTATAAGCGAACAAACAGGAATTGTGTATCTTGATGCGGGTTATAAATACTTATTGAAGCAAAGAATTCTTTAGCGAGTATTCTCTAATTTAACTGAAACTTTTCCCCTAAATATATTTTCCGCGCCTCAGGGTCGTTTGCCAGAAACTGGGCTGTGCCCGATTTTAAAATCTCGCCCTCATAGATGATATATGCTCTGTCTGTAATCGATAGAGTTTCCCGAACATTGTGGTCGGTTACAAGTATTCCCAAGCCTTTATCCCGTAAGCGGTAAATAATTTTTTGAATTTCCTCGACTGTTATTGGGTCGATACCGGAGAACGGCTCATCCAAAAGTATGAACTTTGGCTCGGCAACTAACGCGCGGGCAATCTCCACCCGCCGTCTTTCGCCGCCCGAAAGGTTGTAGCCCATAGAATCGGCAATATGTTTGATATCGAGATC comes from the Candidatus Zixiibacteriota bacterium genome and includes:
- the rpoN gene encoding RNA polymerase factor sigma-54, with translation MTVRPDLIQSLKLLMEPVLTLEQTLRQRLSDNPLLEEVEQTESVDDLIENANQEPERNEEKNFDKIDWQEFLGEDHEYNFPGNYRDFSRKTDDEYTEMTSIVEKTLYDHLFEQLGYAKLSDDQREIGSYIIGNIDESGFLRVSVADMAEELKIEPDKIDEVLAVIRKFDPVGVGSINLRECLLAQLAEQGLDGSLAWIIVDEHLDGLEKKSQMQLSKILGTSPERVQMAMDVIRSLSPTPATGEFIKPAVIIVPDLIVEKFNDEYIVLHNDKNLPHLRINQSYKSLIKRGNNSSDSTKKYIREKLEQARWLINAINQRRNTMLNVMNAIVEEQQEFFEHGESHLKPLTMEQIADKVGMNVATISRVANSKYVQTPMGMFEIKYFFNTGVSTDNGDDLPKRVVKTKIADIIKNENPATPYSDQEIAKLLENKGIKLARRTVTKYREELSIKAARYRKQIARTQ
- the raiA gene encoding ribosome-associated translation inhibitor RaiA, translating into MQVKVTARHFDLTDNLNSYAIDEIKRLEKYYDHIIDANLTMTIEKNRQIAELSVKVYGTTLTSKAKTYDMYLAIEQVISKMETQIKKYKDKLKDKKGARREPPKTRPVAEIEESEEDIY
- the hprK gene encoding HPr(Ser) kinase/phosphatase, producing the protein MPELTVEQLFNNKREFLDLNILNGGACLKKEIPFNQIFRPGLALAGFTDRFPISRTLILGMTEISFLRSLPQSELEVCLKQFFSFDIPLIIITKALKPPSQFLVEAAANNIPVLQSNLNTTEIIVRLSTYLDNVFAPRTTIHGTLIDVYGVGLLYTGKSGIGKSECALDLVERGHRLVADDVVSVVRKTPDIIVGQSDERIGHHMEIRGIGIINVEKLFGIRAVRMQKRIEVEVRLEFWDDGAEYDRLGVEDKYTTLLGIEIPVIKVPVSPGKNITVISEVISMNHMLKVLGENAAEKFIQRLSEDLTRRQATIEYLESDNE